The DNA segment GCCGTGACCTTCTCGTAGGCGCGGTCCAGCGCGGTGCCGGTCAGGCCCGTCGACCAAGGCCCCATGGCCTCCTCGCCGGCCAGCTCCCGTACGAAGGCCTCCGCCAATCCCTCGGCGGCCACCTGCTCCCCCACCGTGACGGTGGTCGGGTCCCAGGCCACGTTCGCGTAGCGCACATTGTGGTGGAGCTCGTGTGCCGCGGCATGGCCGATCTTCCGCAGGCTGGTGTCGGTGGGCCACATCGTCAGGTGGATCGCGCCGGGGATACCGCCCATGCCGAGATAGCCGGCACTGCGGACGACGAGCTGTTCGTCGTCGGGATCGCCGAGAACGAGGACGACATGGACGGTCTCGGCGTGCCTGATGCCGGGCACCGCACCATGGAGTCGCTCCCACCCGGCGGCGAGAGCAGCCTCGATCCGGGTCCACACATCCGCGTCCTGCATCCGGCGCAGTGCGGGCACGTACCGCGGGTCCTCACGGTCGACGGCGAAACCACAGCCCATCTCATGCATGCGGACCAGGTCCATCTCACCCGCCACGGACATCACGTTCTGGAGCGGGCGGTACATCTCCCGCAGGGCGTCGGGCCGTTCTTCCCGCGGTCGCCGCAGGAGATCGAGCATGGCGGACGCCGTGTCATGAACAACAATCTTCATGACTCGGGACCGTAGGTCTTCACGTTGCGTAAGAGTCAACCGCGTTGACGGGGCCGGAGCGGGCGCATCGGGAGTACGGCGGACGAGGCCGACGCCGTCCGCGCCCTCCCCTCGCCCACGCTCCGCTCGCTTCCCTTCCCCTCACCGGATCCCCGCCGGGCCGGTGGGGTGCACTTCGGTGTGCGCCATCAGCTGTACGGGGGCGTGGTCGCCGTCCTGGCATTCGGCCCACTCCCAGTAGTGGGCGCGAGGGCCGTTCTGGACGTAGCCCAGGCGTGCGAGCGCCTTGCCGCGTGCGGTGAGAGTGGGCACCTGCGGTCCGGGCAGTTCCGTGGCGGGCCACTCGTCGGCGGGGACGCCGTAGAGGACCACGGCGACCTCCCAGCGTGCGTCGTCGGCCAGCCAGGTCAGTTGTGCACGGGTGAGGTGACCGTGGGCGGTGGGCTCCGGTTGCGGGCCGGGCAGTTCGGCCTGCGGTTCGGTGACCTCGGTCTCCGGGGCGAGAGGACCGGTCTGGGGTACGGGAAATTCGGCGGTCAC comes from the Streptomyces angustmyceticus genome and includes:
- a CDS encoding DUF6303 family protein translates to MTAEFPVPQTGPLAPETEVTEPQAELPGPQPEPTAHGHLTRAQLTWLADDARWEVAVVLYGVPADEWPATELPGPQVPTLTARGKALARLGYVQNGPRAHYWEWAECQDGDHAPVQLMAHTEVHPTGPAGIR
- a CDS encoding DUF2268 domain-containing protein; this translates as MKIVVHDTASAMLDLLRRPREERPDALREMYRPLQNVMSVAGEMDLVRMHEMGCGFAVDREDPRYVPALRRMQDADVWTRIEAALAAGWERLHGAVPGIRHAETVHVVLVLGDPDDEQLVVRSAGYLGMGGIPGAIHLTMWPTDTSLRKIGHAAAHELHHNVRYANVAWDPTTVTVGEQVAAEGLAEAFVRELAGEEAMGPWSTGLTGTALDRAYEKVTAAIDVAGMPNLPPYVFGDATARRMGQQPVGLPDFAGYAVGLRIVDAHLAASGMTAAQSTALPVREILVNAGVPTRV